One genomic window of Carassius gibelio isolate Cgi1373 ecotype wild population from Czech Republic chromosome A10, carGib1.2-hapl.c, whole genome shotgun sequence includes the following:
- the brf2 gene encoding transcription factor IIIB 50 kDa subunit has product MPSSCPECGSSNVVEDDLYSQRQWVCVDCGSVVSEGHLTTTVSDETQGRAVPYHASTEAIKKPCRNLIAGFSRVRALCRILRLSSDMESAVVSLFERAYNHPSFIFVTLSKKEILGGCCVLSVCRQCNWPVAMGTIGYLLGVDNAALGAVYREFTKALNIEINTVGIMDLLESFCYDFKLGPQQVDEVFAEPPQRLVDRTSALIELAADAWIVTGRQPLPLLFAAVYLAWQSLNPKVRMKYTFIKFCKIGKAPEQSWHRSRDSVVKRLKELRDVLCKLGRALPWLRGVTVEPNTVVPLVDDILKNHRALLMRAVRNHEQQLQNESQTAQTTECDNERSDSDRADSHCSKPAELMDPDQAGCENPPDEEAIDCQLPPNHWSKRHLFLPPCVKNRKRQRVDAPQPEVTGDEEISDSEIESYIRSQDEIEMYLKVRKELKKNA; this is encoded by the exons ATGCCGAGCAGCTGTCCCGAGTGTGGCTCATCTAATGTGGTGGAGGATGATCTGTACTCTCAGAGGCAGTGGGTGTGTGTGGACTGTGGTTCAGTGGTCTCTGAGGGACATCTGACCACCACAGTGAGCGATGAGACTCAGGGCAGAG CTGTGCCCTATCATGCTTCCACAGAGGCGATAAAGAAACCCTGTAGAAATCTAATTGCTG GTTTTTCTCGGGTGCGTGCACTGTGTCGTATCCTCCGATTATCCAGTGACATGGAGTCGGCAGTAGTGAGTCTCTTTGAGCGTGCTTACAACCACCCGAGCTTCATCTTTGTGACCTTATCCAAGAAAGAGATCTTGGGAGGCTGTTGTGTACTCTCCGTCTGCCGCCAGTGCAACTGGCCTGTTGCCATGGGAACAATTGGTTACCTGTTAGGGGTGGACAATGCGGCACTGGGCGCTGTTTATCGGGAGTTTACAAAGGCTCTGAACATTGAGATCAACACTGTGGGCATCATGGACTTGCTGGAAAGCTTCTGCTATGA TTTCAAGCTGGGTCCTCAACAGGTGGACGAAGTGTTTGCTGAACCCCCCCAACGGCTGGTGGACAGGACTTCAGCTTTGATCGAACTAGCCGCGGATGCCTGGATAGTGACGGGCCGCCAGCCTCTGCCCCTCCTGTTTGCAGCAGTGTATCTGGCCTGGCAGTCGCTAAATCCTAAG GTCCGCATGAAATACACCTTTATTAAGTTCTGCAAGATCGGAAAAGCGCCGGAACAGTCATGGCACAGGAGCAGAGATTCGGTGGTGAAGCGGCTGAAAGAGCTGCGGGACGTGCTGTGTAAGCTGGGGCGAGCGCTGCCGTGGCTGAGGGGTGTCACGGTGGAACCCAACACTGTGGTCCCGCTGGTGGATGACATCCTGAAGAACCACAGAGCTTTGCTCATGAGGGCTGTTAGAAACCACGAACAACAGCTGCAAAATGAGTCCCAAACTGCACAAACGACAGAGTGTGACAATGAGCGATCAGATTCAGACCGCGCCGATTCACATTGTTCAAAGCCAGCTGAGCTCATGGATCCTGATCAGGCCGGGTGTGAGAATCCTCCTGATGAAGAAGCCATAGATTGTCAGCTGCCACCAAACCACTGGAGTAAAAGGCACTTGTTTTTACCCCCATGTGTGAAGAATCGCAAGCGGCAGAGGGTTGACGCTCCGCAGCCGGAAGTGACCGGAGATGAAGAGATATCGGACAGCGAAATTGAGTCATACATTCGCTCTCAGGATGAAATTGAAATGTATCTAAAGGTTCGGAAGGAGCTAAAGAAAAATGCATGA
- the rab11fip1b gene encoding titin homolog isoform X1, with protein MSLAEQSQQWFPTSVQVTVLQARGLRTKGKNGTNDAYAVMQVAKDKFSTSVAEKTVAPVWKEEAAFDLPLFHPSNAERCTLQVCVMHRALMGPDKVLGQATVNLLELQDNKSRNKTEWFKLMGKTGKADKDRGEVLLDIQFMKNNMTASMYDLSGQDKSRSRLGKLKDKLKGKKKDGMSDSASAIVPSVSQVLTDSEGEEPDSTPGAKKKNKLKSLFKPKPSLQRNISQSMSTLATLPEKDSAISLSRSSGLNVESPEGKKKFKFLKHKRTESSDSKVSQGTGSLGLGMVQSNVCINGSHVYTEEPESRGSRAGSAFSLNSSGHGSMEDLRRGHDRKTSSTSVDSLKTSDLQTQENAVEQMQRRQEEQRKREAEVRKRLEEERRQAEEEERKEEERKQIEEKERLEREEERKRLEREEEERRRIEREEERKRIEKEEERKLIEKEEERKRIAREEERKQIEEKKRLEREEERKRLEREEEERKMIEREEERQRISREEERKQMEREEERKRIEREEEMKQIEEKKRLEREEERKRLEREEEERKRIEREEERKRIEKEEERKLIEREEERRRIAREEERKQMEIEEERKRIEREEERKQIEEKKRLEREEERKRLEREEEERKRIEREEERKRIEREEERKKEEERRRIEAEDRERKRIEQEEMIRIKNKQEEERRRAEEERIKEEKRNRMEEEEKEKARKEEEQRRMEEERLENEKLRKEEETRMIEMERRRAEEEERLQKEKEKLEAEEKRKRMEEEERRLSEQKERREQERLRLEKEKLELENKRMEERMREEQARKKADEEEEKRKLKEKADQERIRQEKVEMERQKEEQEQRPVVKPRSARLNKSKKAPGEINPDYVPSASPFEDPLSFDESYTNPTVSQTEALNQSTKVSAVKPSSSVSGISFSQASIPNTNPFLDDSDVDSGNTEKVVNFGDTTERSDKKRRAPMPPLNKKTQMGKTDIPPRAPPIPEATQAFLSRGSEDDGDMDSCSLQRDKRPAPLPPKNKQEVQNGHAVQSTTPLHTGEQRTTRFQEKDQTTKVRPVLQDESRTSDAVNSGNTSLTNLSQGHPSNRQETNPFIFTEVKTTKHNKGPAPKPLLQSKCCKTSASETEPNNLARSNFHLTGHKTIAPSISCIDQLDELTDNLDDLLASEEPSTKPEPVHPDDLSSDLPEKSKLVFLGEDVPSRSDPVIGKVLCNVNDPKNTENVLLESGVFKKKSRAPLPPAKSASGQQPEAPLNSTSQPNIQDQDKSLTINSSKSTSCFTESLVKSSSTSSQVLPLLRMEAGHGSGHRPLPPARVSTIEVQPFTGQKNGSESERAGDPSFKPCRPHAVKPLSTTDKQPDLRETQDGSRPAKITDGIQVKMKAPEAKGNGPYSQLTYEELINLLEKQKQQLSQKDAKIGELELYIDNLLVRVMEDSPNILMSLSSMKKSV; from the exons ATGTCTCTGGCAGAGCAAAGCCAGCAGTGGTTCCCCACCAGCGTCCAGGTAACGGTGCTTCAGGCGAGGGGTTTGCGGACCAAAGGGAAGAATGGCACTAACGACGCGTACGCCGTCATGCAGGTGGCCAAGGATAAGTTCTCCACCTCGGTGGCGGAGAAAACCGTCGCACCGGTGTGGAAAGAGGAGGCCGCGTTCGACCTGCCGCTCTTTCACCCCAGTAACGCGGAGCGTTGCACCCTACAGGTGTGTGTGATGCACCGGGCACTGATGGGACCCGATAAAGTGCTCGGACAGGCGACCGTCAACCTCCTGGAACTCCAAGACAATAAATCCCGTAATAAAACAGA ATGGTTCAAATTGATGGGCAAGACGGGGAAGGCTGATAAAGACAGGGGTGAGGTTCTCCTAGACATTCAGTTTATGAAGAACAACATGACGGCCAGCATGTACGACCTCTCCGGACAGGACAAGTCACGCTCACGGCTGGGGAAGCTTAAAGATAAGCTGAAAGGGAAGAAGAAAGATGGGATGTCGGATTCTGCTTCTGCCATTGTGCCTTCAGTCAGCCAGGTACTGACTGACAGCGAGGGAGAAGAACCGGACTCCACACCTGGAGCCAAAAAGAAGAATAAACTCAAATCTCTTTTCAAACCCAAGCCCTCTCTGCAGCGTAACATTTCCCAGTCCATGTCCACGCTCGCCACCCTGCCTGAAAAAGACTCGGCCATCAGTCTGAGCAGATCTTCTGGCCTAAATGTAGAGTCTCCTGAAG gCAAAAAGAAATTTAAATTTCTGAAGCACAAGCGGACCGAAAGCTCTGACAGCAAGGTTTCCCAGGGCACCGGCTCTCTTGGACTGGGCATGGTGCAGAGCAACGTGTGCATCAACGGCAGTCATGTCTACACAGAAGAACCAGAGAGCAGAGGATCCAGGGCTGGTTCCGCCTTCAGCCTGAACAGCTCAGGCCACGGATCCATGGAGGACCTGCGCAGAGGTCATGACAGGAAAACCTCTAGTACCTCAGTGGACTCTCTTAAAACCTCTGACCTACAAACTCAAGAGAATGCTGTGGAACAGATGCAAAGAAGACAAGAGGAACAGAGGAAACGGGAAGCGGAAGTCAGGAAAAGACTAGAGGAGGAACGGAGACAGGCTGAAGAGGAAGAGAGGAAGGAAGAGGAGAGGAAACAGATTGAGGAAAAAGAGAGATTGGAGAGGGAGGAGGAAAGGAAACGGTtggaaagagaggaagaggagaggagaaggattgagagagaggaagaaagaaagaggatAGAGAAGGAAGAGGAACGGAAACTGATTGAAAAAGAGGAGGAAAGAAAGAGGATAGCGAGGGAAGAGGAGAGGAAACAGATTGAGGAAAAAAAGAGATTGGAGAGGGAAGAGGAGAGGAAACGTTtggaaagagaggaagaggagaggaaaatgattgagagagaggaggaaagaCAGAGGATATCGAGGGAAGAGGAGAGAaaacagatggagagagaggaggaaagaaAGAGGATAGAAAGGGAAGAGGAGATGAAACAAATTGAGGAAAAAAAGAGATTGGAGAGGGAAGAGGAGAGGAAACGACtggaaagagaggaagaggagaggaaaagaattgagagagaggaagaaagaaagaggatAGAGAAGGAAGAGGAGCGAAAACTAATTGAAAGAGAGGAGGAAAGAAGGAGGATAGCGAGGGAGGAGGAGAGAAAACAGATGGAGATAGAGGAGGAAAGAAAGAGGATAGAGAGGGAAGAGGAGAGGAAACAGATTGAGGAAAAAAAGAGATTGGAGAGGGAAGAGGAGAGGAAACGACtggaaagagaggaagaggagaggaaaaggattgagagagaggaggaaagaaagaggatagagagagaagaggagaggaaaaaGGAAGAGGAAAGGAGAAGAATTGAGGCAGAGGATAGAGAAAGAAAAAGGATTGAGCAGGAAGAAATGATCAGAATAAAGAACAAACAGGAAGAGGAAAGAAGGAGAGCTGAGGAGGAGAGGATCAAAGAGGAGAAAAGGAATAGAATGgaggaagaggaaaaggaaaAGGCTAGGAAAGAAGAAGAACAGAGGAGAATGGAGGAAGAGAGACTTGAGAATGAAAAGTTGCGGAAAGAAGAAGAGACAAGAATGATCGAGATGGAAAGAAGACGTGCTGAAGAAGAGGAAAGACtacaaaaggaaaaggaaaagttGGAAGCAGAGGAAAAGAGGAAAAGGATGGAGGAAGAAGAGAGAAGACTGTCTGagcagaaagaaagaagagaacaAGAAAGGTTACGTTTGGAAAAAGAGAAGCTGGAGCTTGAGAACAAGAGAATGGAAGAAAGGATGAGAGAGGAGCAGGCGCGGAAAAAGgctgatgaagaggaggagaagaggaagCTGAAAGAGAAAGCAGACCAGGAGAGAATCAGGCAAGAGAAAGTAGAAATGGAGAGACAGAAGGAAGAGCAAGAACAGCGGCCTGTGGTGAAACCCAGGAGTGCTCGACTGAATAAGAGTAAAAAAGCCCCTGGTGAGATTAACCCGGACTACGTCCCATCTGCCAGTCCCTTTGAAGACCCTCTCTCATTCGATGAGAGTTACACCAATCCCACGGTTTCTCAAACTGAAGCCCTGAATCAGTCCACCAAAGTCTCTGCAGTCAAGCCAAG TTCTTCTGTTTCTGGAATCTCCTTTTCGCAAGCATCTATCCCAAACACCAATCCATTCTTAGATGACTCTGATGTTGATAGTGGAAACACTGAGAAAGTTGTTAATTTCGGAGACACCACAGAAAGGTCAGATAAAAAACGACGTGCACCAATGCCTCCCCTGAACAAGAAGACGCAGATGGGAAAAACAGACATCCCTCCAAGAGCACCACCAATTCCTGAAGCCACACAAGCTTTTCTATCTAGAGGATCTGAGGACGATGGAGACATGGATTCCTGCAGTTTACAACGGGACAAACGTCCTGCACCTTTACCACCAAAGAACAAGCAAGAAGTGCAAAATGGACATGCAGTCCAATCTACTACACCTCTTCATACCGGAGAACAGAGAACCACTAGATTCCAGGAAAAAGACCAGACTACTAAAGTGCGACCAGTTTTGCAAGATGAGTCTAGGACCTCGGATGCAGTCAATTCTGGGAACACCAGTTTAACAAATCTTAGCCAGGGTCATCCCAGTAACAGACAAGAAACCAACCCTTTTATATTTACTGAGGTCAAAACAACTAAACACAACAAGGGCCCAGCTCCAAAGCCTTTATTACAGTCAAAATGTTGCAAGACATCTGCATCTGAAACAGAACCCAACAACCTAGCAAGAAGTAATTTCCATTTGACTGGACACAAAACCATTGCTCCCTCAATCTCTTGCATTGATCAACTAGATGAGTTGACTGACAACCTTGATGATCTTCTTGCATCTGAAGAGCCTTCTACCAAACCCGAGCCTGTGCACCCTGATGACCTTTCCTCAGATTTACCAGAAAAGTCTAAACTAGTCTTTCTTGGAGAAGACGTACCTTCAAGGTCTGATCCAGTCATTGGAAAGGTTCTCTGCAATGTGAATGATCCTAAGAATACTGAAAATGTTTTGCTTGAGAGTGGTGTTTTCAAAAAGAAGAGTCGGGCCCCATTGCCTCCTGCCAAATCAGCATCCGGCCAGCAACCAGAAGCTCCATTGAACTCAACCAGTCAACCCAACATACAAGATCAAGACAAGTCACTAACTATTAATAGTAGCAAGTCAACTTCTTGTTTTACTGAATCCCTGGTGAAGTCATCTTCAACCTCCAGTCAAGTTCTCCCACTTCTGAGAATGGAAGCAGGTCATGGGTCAGGGCACCGGCCTCTCCCGCCTGCCCGAGTGTCAACTATTGAAGTTCAGCCCTTCACTGGGCAGAAAAATGGGAGTGAAAGTGAGAGAGCAGGTGATCCTTCCTTCAAACCCTGCAG GCCCCATGCAGTGAAACCCCTGAGCACCACTGACAAGCAACCAGACCTCAGAGAGACCCAAGACGGTTCCAGACCTGCTAAAATTACAGATGGCATACAAGTCAAGATGAAG GCCCCAGAGGCTAAAGGGAATGGGCCGTACTCCCAGCTAACCTATGAAGAACTCATTAACTTGTTGGAAAAGCAGAAGCAGCAGCTTTCTCAGAAGGATGCTAAGATTGGGGAACTGGAGCTTTATATAGACAATCTTCTGGTGCGTGTCATGGAGGATAGCCCCAACATCTTAATGTCCTTGAGCTCCATGAAGAAGTCAGTTTGA
- the rab11fip1b gene encoding trichohyalin isoform X2 — protein sequence MSLAEQSQQWFPTSVQVTVLQARGLRTKGKNGTNDAYAVMQVAKDKFSTSVAEKTVAPVWKEEAAFDLPLFHPSNAERCTLQVCVMHRALMGPDKVLGQATVNLLELQDNKSRNKTEWFKLMGKTGKADKDRGEVLLDIQFMKNNMTASMYDLSGQDKSRSRLGKLKDKLKGKKKDGMSDSASAIVPSVSQVLTDSEGEEPDSTPGAKKKNKLKSLFKPKPSLQRNISQSMSTLATLPEKDSAISLSRSSGLNVESPEGKKKFKFLKHKRTESSDSKVSQGTGSLGLGMVQSNVCINGSHVYTEEPESRGSRAGSAFSLNSSGHGSMEDLRRGHDRKTSSTSVDSLKTSDLQTQENAVEQMQRRQEEQRKREAEVRKRLEEERRQAEEEERKEEERKQIEEKERLEREEERKRLEREEEERRRIEREEERKRIEKEEERKLIEKEEERKRIAREEERKQIEEKKRLEREEERKRLEREEEERKMIEREEERQRISREEERKQMEREEERKRIEREEEMKQIEEKKRLEREEERKRLEREEEERKRIEREEERKRIEKEEERKLIEREEERRRIAREEERKQMEIEEERKRIEREEERKQIEEKKRLEREEERKRLEREEEERKRIEREEERKRIEREEERKKEEERRRIEAEDRERKRIEQEEMIRIKNKQEEERRRAEEERIKEEKRNRMEEEEKEKARKEEEQRRMEEERLENEKLRKEEETRMIEMERRRAEEEERLQKEKEKLEAEEKRKRMEEEERRLSEQKERREQERLRLEKEKLELENKRMEERMREEQARKKADEEEEKRKLKEKADQERIRQEKVEMERQKEEQEQRPVVKPRSARLNKSKKAPGEINPDYVPSASPFEDPLSFDESYTNPTVSQTEALNQSTKVSAVKPRPHAVKPLSTTDKQPDLRETQDGSRPAKITDGIQVKMKAPEAKGNGPYSQLTYEELINLLEKQKQQLSQKDAKIGELELYIDNLLVRVMEDSPNILMSLSSMKKSV from the exons ATGTCTCTGGCAGAGCAAAGCCAGCAGTGGTTCCCCACCAGCGTCCAGGTAACGGTGCTTCAGGCGAGGGGTTTGCGGACCAAAGGGAAGAATGGCACTAACGACGCGTACGCCGTCATGCAGGTGGCCAAGGATAAGTTCTCCACCTCGGTGGCGGAGAAAACCGTCGCACCGGTGTGGAAAGAGGAGGCCGCGTTCGACCTGCCGCTCTTTCACCCCAGTAACGCGGAGCGTTGCACCCTACAGGTGTGTGTGATGCACCGGGCACTGATGGGACCCGATAAAGTGCTCGGACAGGCGACCGTCAACCTCCTGGAACTCCAAGACAATAAATCCCGTAATAAAACAGA ATGGTTCAAATTGATGGGCAAGACGGGGAAGGCTGATAAAGACAGGGGTGAGGTTCTCCTAGACATTCAGTTTATGAAGAACAACATGACGGCCAGCATGTACGACCTCTCCGGACAGGACAAGTCACGCTCACGGCTGGGGAAGCTTAAAGATAAGCTGAAAGGGAAGAAGAAAGATGGGATGTCGGATTCTGCTTCTGCCATTGTGCCTTCAGTCAGCCAGGTACTGACTGACAGCGAGGGAGAAGAACCGGACTCCACACCTGGAGCCAAAAAGAAGAATAAACTCAAATCTCTTTTCAAACCCAAGCCCTCTCTGCAGCGTAACATTTCCCAGTCCATGTCCACGCTCGCCACCCTGCCTGAAAAAGACTCGGCCATCAGTCTGAGCAGATCTTCTGGCCTAAATGTAGAGTCTCCTGAAG gCAAAAAGAAATTTAAATTTCTGAAGCACAAGCGGACCGAAAGCTCTGACAGCAAGGTTTCCCAGGGCACCGGCTCTCTTGGACTGGGCATGGTGCAGAGCAACGTGTGCATCAACGGCAGTCATGTCTACACAGAAGAACCAGAGAGCAGAGGATCCAGGGCTGGTTCCGCCTTCAGCCTGAACAGCTCAGGCCACGGATCCATGGAGGACCTGCGCAGAGGTCATGACAGGAAAACCTCTAGTACCTCAGTGGACTCTCTTAAAACCTCTGACCTACAAACTCAAGAGAATGCTGTGGAACAGATGCAAAGAAGACAAGAGGAACAGAGGAAACGGGAAGCGGAAGTCAGGAAAAGACTAGAGGAGGAACGGAGACAGGCTGAAGAGGAAGAGAGGAAGGAAGAGGAGAGGAAACAGATTGAGGAAAAAGAGAGATTGGAGAGGGAGGAGGAAAGGAAACGGTtggaaagagaggaagaggagaggagaaggattgagagagaggaagaaagaaagaggatAGAGAAGGAAGAGGAACGGAAACTGATTGAAAAAGAGGAGGAAAGAAAGAGGATAGCGAGGGAAGAGGAGAGGAAACAGATTGAGGAAAAAAAGAGATTGGAGAGGGAAGAGGAGAGGAAACGTTtggaaagagaggaagaggagaggaaaatgattgagagagaggaggaaagaCAGAGGATATCGAGGGAAGAGGAGAGAaaacagatggagagagaggaggaaagaaAGAGGATAGAAAGGGAAGAGGAGATGAAACAAATTGAGGAAAAAAAGAGATTGGAGAGGGAAGAGGAGAGGAAACGACtggaaagagaggaagaggagaggaaaagaattgagagagaggaagaaagaaagaggatAGAGAAGGAAGAGGAGCGAAAACTAATTGAAAGAGAGGAGGAAAGAAGGAGGATAGCGAGGGAGGAGGAGAGAAAACAGATGGAGATAGAGGAGGAAAGAAAGAGGATAGAGAGGGAAGAGGAGAGGAAACAGATTGAGGAAAAAAAGAGATTGGAGAGGGAAGAGGAGAGGAAACGACtggaaagagaggaagaggagaggaaaaggattgagagagaggaggaaagaaagaggatagagagagaagaggagaggaaaaaGGAAGAGGAAAGGAGAAGAATTGAGGCAGAGGATAGAGAAAGAAAAAGGATTGAGCAGGAAGAAATGATCAGAATAAAGAACAAACAGGAAGAGGAAAGAAGGAGAGCTGAGGAGGAGAGGATCAAAGAGGAGAAAAGGAATAGAATGgaggaagaggaaaaggaaaAGGCTAGGAAAGAAGAAGAACAGAGGAGAATGGAGGAAGAGAGACTTGAGAATGAAAAGTTGCGGAAAGAAGAAGAGACAAGAATGATCGAGATGGAAAGAAGACGTGCTGAAGAAGAGGAAAGACtacaaaaggaaaaggaaaagttGGAAGCAGAGGAAAAGAGGAAAAGGATGGAGGAAGAAGAGAGAAGACTGTCTGagcagaaagaaagaagagaacaAGAAAGGTTACGTTTGGAAAAAGAGAAGCTGGAGCTTGAGAACAAGAGAATGGAAGAAAGGATGAGAGAGGAGCAGGCGCGGAAAAAGgctgatgaagaggaggagaagaggaagCTGAAAGAGAAAGCAGACCAGGAGAGAATCAGGCAAGAGAAAGTAGAAATGGAGAGACAGAAGGAAGAGCAAGAACAGCGGCCTGTGGTGAAACCCAGGAGTGCTCGACTGAATAAGAGTAAAAAAGCCCCTGGTGAGATTAACCCGGACTACGTCCCATCTGCCAGTCCCTTTGAAGACCCTCTCTCATTCGATGAGAGTTACACCAATCCCACGGTTTCTCAAACTGAAGCCCTGAATCAGTCCACCAAAGTCTCTGCAGTCAAGCCAAG GCCCCATGCAGTGAAACCCCTGAGCACCACTGACAAGCAACCAGACCTCAGAGAGACCCAAGACGGTTCCAGACCTGCTAAAATTACAGATGGCATACAAGTCAAGATGAAG GCCCCAGAGGCTAAAGGGAATGGGCCGTACTCCCAGCTAACCTATGAAGAACTCATTAACTTGTTGGAAAAGCAGAAGCAGCAGCTTTCTCAGAAGGATGCTAAGATTGGGGAACTGGAGCTTTATATAGACAATCTTCTGGTGCGTGTCATGGAGGATAGCCCCAACATCTTAATGTCCTTGAGCTCCATGAAGAAGTCAGTTTGA